A section of the Callithrix jacchus isolate 240 chromosome 14, calJac240_pri, whole genome shotgun sequence genome encodes:
- the IMMT gene encoding MICOS complex subunit MIC60 isoform X11: MLRVCQLSGVTAAAQSCLCGKFVLRPLRPCHRYSTSGSSGLTTGKIAGAGLLFVGGGIGGTILYAKWDSHFRESVEKTIPYSDKLFEMVLGSAAYNVPLPKKSIQSGPLKISSVSEVMKESKQPASQLQKQKGDASASATAPTEAAQIISAAGDTLSVPAPAVQHEESLKTDHPEIGEGISTPALSEASSSSIRERPPEEVAARLAQQEKREQVKIECM, encoded by the exons AGTTGTCTCTGTGGGAAGTTTGTCCTCCGTCCACTGCGACCATGCCACAGATACTCTACTTCAGGCAGCTCTGG GTTGACTACTGGCAAAATTGCTGGAGCTGGCCTTTTGTTTGTTGGCGGAGGTATTGGTGGCACTATCCTATATGCCAAATGGGATTCCCATTTCCGGGAAAGTGTGGAGAAAACCATACCTTACTCAGACAAACTCTTCGAGATGGTTCTTGGTTCTGCAGCTTATAATGTTCCATTGCCAAAGAAATCG ATTCAATCTGGTCCACTAAAAATCTCTAGTGTATCAGAAGTAATGAAAGAATCTAAACAGCCTGCCTCACAACTCCAAAAACAAAAGGGAGATGCTTCAGCTTCAGCAACAG CACCTACAGAAGCAGCTCAAATTATTTCTGCAGCAGGTGATACACTGTCGGTCCCAGCCCCTGCAGTTCAGCATGAGGAATCTTTAAAAACTGATCACCCTGAAATTGGTGAAGGAATATCCACACCTGCGCTTTCAG AAGCATCTTCATCTTCTATAAGGGAGCGACCACCTGAAGAAGTTGCAGCTCGCCTTGCACAACAGGAAAAACGAGAACAAGTTAAAATTGAGTGTATGTAA
- the IMMT gene encoding MICOS complex subunit MIC60 isoform X12 produces the protein MLRVCQLSGVTAAAQSCLCGKFVLRPLRPCHRYSTSGSSGLTTGKIAGAGLLFVGGGIGGTILYAKWDSHFRESVEKTIPYSDKLFEMVLGSAAYNVPLPKKSIQSGPLKISSVSEVMKESKQPASQLQKQKGDASASATAGDTLSVPAPAVQHEESLKTDHPEIGEGISTPALSEEASSSSIRERPPEEVAARLAQQEKREQVKIECM, from the exons AGTTGTCTCTGTGGGAAGTTTGTCCTCCGTCCACTGCGACCATGCCACAGATACTCTACTTCAGGCAGCTCTGG GTTGACTACTGGCAAAATTGCTGGAGCTGGCCTTTTGTTTGTTGGCGGAGGTATTGGTGGCACTATCCTATATGCCAAATGGGATTCCCATTTCCGGGAAAGTGTGGAGAAAACCATACCTTACTCAGACAAACTCTTCGAGATGGTTCTTGGTTCTGCAGCTTATAATGTTCCATTGCCAAAGAAATCG ATTCAATCTGGTCCACTAAAAATCTCTAGTGTATCAGAAGTAATGAAAGAATCTAAACAGCCTGCCTCACAACTCCAAAAACAAAAGGGAGATGCTTCAGCTTCAGCAACAG CAGGTGATACACTGTCGGTCCCAGCCCCTGCAGTTCAGCATGAGGAATCTTTAAAAACTGATCACCCTGAAATTGGTGAAGGAATATCCACACCTGCGCTTTCAG AAGAAGCATCTTCATCTTCTATAAGGGAGCGACCACCTGAAGAAGTTGCAGCTCGCCTTGCACAACAGGAAAAACGAGAACAAGTTAAAATTGAGTGTATGTAA
- the IMMT gene encoding MICOS complex subunit MIC60 isoform X13, with protein sequence MLRVCQLSGVTAAAQSCLCGKFVLRPLRPCHRYSTSGSSGLTTGKIAGAGLLFVGGGIGGTILYAKWDSHFRESVEKTIPYSDKLFEMVLGSAAYNVPLPKKSIQSGPLKISSVSEVMKESKQPASQLQKQKGDASASATAGDTLSVPAPAVQHEESLKTDHPEIGEGISTPALSEASSSSIRERPPEEVAARLAQQEKREQVKIECM encoded by the exons AGTTGTCTCTGTGGGAAGTTTGTCCTCCGTCCACTGCGACCATGCCACAGATACTCTACTTCAGGCAGCTCTGG GTTGACTACTGGCAAAATTGCTGGAGCTGGCCTTTTGTTTGTTGGCGGAGGTATTGGTGGCACTATCCTATATGCCAAATGGGATTCCCATTTCCGGGAAAGTGTGGAGAAAACCATACCTTACTCAGACAAACTCTTCGAGATGGTTCTTGGTTCTGCAGCTTATAATGTTCCATTGCCAAAGAAATCG ATTCAATCTGGTCCACTAAAAATCTCTAGTGTATCAGAAGTAATGAAAGAATCTAAACAGCCTGCCTCACAACTCCAAAAACAAAAGGGAGATGCTTCAGCTTCAGCAACAG CAGGTGATACACTGTCGGTCCCAGCCCCTGCAGTTCAGCATGAGGAATCTTTAAAAACTGATCACCCTGAAATTGGTGAAGGAATATCCACACCTGCGCTTTCAG AAGCATCTTCATCTTCTATAAGGGAGCGACCACCTGAAGAAGTTGCAGCTCGCCTTGCACAACAGGAAAAACGAGAACAAGTTAAAATTGAGTGTATGTAA